A region from the Hippoglossus hippoglossus isolate fHipHip1 chromosome 16, fHipHip1.pri, whole genome shotgun sequence genome encodes:
- the tbc1d31 gene encoding TBC1 domain family member 31 isoform X1 — MEVTDIGNKEEGNVWHRKPTAGKSVLVTVARTTQRGKTVRFLHVTFDIKGDSFLAGDHHGNIYVFDISRNRFRLVQKTGQACTALAFSLRRTTELLVALADYTIKCFDKDTKQLVSWMRGHEGAVSSISVHSSGRYAITTSSDTAQLWDLDTFQRKRKLNIRQSFCIQKVFFLPDSNTILSCFSDDSIFAWESDTLLCKYQLPVPDCGPQISYKAFAVTRDGKRLVAGGRSNLLHLWCLDSKQLVRVIQMPTQVRTVRQLEFLPDSFDRGASQTIGVLSQDGVMRFINIQTCKLLFHMGSHDNAITTVAVSPNGRHVAAIMDNGSINIYNVQSLTQELNKPPPSRVAVVSDGDAHQELSKVTVRSEVVQRPVMSSGRTRVKILRPPAVPTTDDKENELPAGLNKRRLVALLKAFGEYPAKYRMFVWRSLLCLPENHAAYSSLTDKGLHSAYLTLHDKYPIKSHKLQRGLQRVLSALAHWAAIFGEVEYLPLVAFPFVKLFQNNPMLCFEVVATLIVNWCQHWFEYFPNPPLNILNMAENVLAHHDKELLQHLVDCGITSQLYVWPLMETLFSEVLTREEWLRLFDNVFSNHPSFLIMACVAYITCCREPLLLCSQKQDFSYFFHHRNNLDVGAMIREAYRLLSSTPADIHPRTLLSDFAPLTKGQYPVFNHYPEFIVEYQSQEREKIRLQEMEYLGERQEVSALRADFVRRQAEEEAYYTQQELLQKAEEQRRNNLAQEEEKLTQQKAKLAAMKRELKVKELQLLDTSRRRFLKHQQDLRASQIQRLDQEIRRKMDLREQESAAAVQDLEIRQMELEAQRKRLEQHLLKEQGRMGREVEEEVEIRMRKADREEESLAELLHCPETNMQILEESLAEACQLGLESDWQRDIADRLQQVNAEKERKRERLAELHRQTLAEEERLADTMRDVAGRKWDEVMSARAQLQEQRQAWSSADADDQRHTRTRSPGFIRGLPLRPSTTAAFHIEINGAGQALKLNSATTARQAGTDMVCLNSNSPSESTSTNFSLDRGRAQLDSSERELLKEIRDLRQKLAARVREGSSAASQSVHTLSSVSQ, encoded by the exons ATGGAGGTGACGGACATAGGAAACAAAGAAGAGGGGAACGTGTGGCATCGGAAACCAACAGCAGGAAAGAG TGTTTTAGTGACAGTTGCTCGCACAACTCAGCGGGGCAAGACTGTGCGTTTCCTCcatgtgacctttgacatcaAAGGAGATTCCTTTCTGGCTGGAGATCACCACGGAAACATCTATGTCTTTGACATCAGCAGAAACAG ATTTCGTCTGGTGCAGAAGACCGGACAGGCCTGCACTGCTCTGGCTTTCAGCCTCCGCAGGACCACAGAGCTACTTGTGGCGCTGGCTGACTACACTATCAAGTGCTTTGACAAGG acacaaagcagcTGGTCAGTTGGATGCGAGGTCACGAGGGAGCAGTTTCATCAATCTCTGTCCACAGCTCAGGCCGATATGCCATCACCACGTCCTCAGACACGGCACAGCTCTGGGACCTGGACACCttccagaggaagaggaagctgaaCATCAGACAGTCTTTTTGCATACAGAAG GTGTTTTTTCTGCCTGACAGTAACACCATACTCAGCTGTTTCAGTGATGACTCCATCTTTGCTTGGGAGAGTGACACACTGTTGTGCAAATACCAGCTCCCTGTTCCTGACTGTGGCCCCCAAATCTCCTACAAGGCTTTTGCTGTCACACG TGATGGAAAGAGACTTGTAGCAGGTGGGCGCTCCAACCTGCTGCACCTGTGGTGTCTGGACAGCAAACAGCTGGTCAGGGTGATACAGATGCCCACGCAGGTCCGAACAGTCAGACAGCTGGAATTTCTACCAGACAGCTTTGACAGAGGAGCCAGCCAG ACAATAGGTGTATTGAGCCAGGATGGTGTAATGCGTTTCATCAACATTCAAACCTGCAAGCTGCTTTTCCACATGGGTTCCCATGACAATGCCATTACCACAGTGGCAGTCAGCCCCAATGGAAGACATGTTGCGGCCATCATGGATAATGGCAGCATCAATATCTACAATGTCCAGAGTCTCACACAGGAATTAAACAAG CCTCCTCCCTCCAGGGTGGCAGTAGTTTCAGATGGTGATGCTCACCAGGAattgtcaaaggtcacagtcaggTCAGAGGTTGTTCAAAGACCAGTCATGAGCTCAGGTAGGACACGGGTGAAGATACTTAGACCTCCTGCTGTGCCTACAACTGATGATAAAGAG AATGAACTACCAGCTGGTCTGAATAAGAGGAGACTGGTGGCTCTGCTTAAGGCCTTTGGAGAATATCCTGCTAAATATAG gatgTTTGTGTGGCGGtctttgctgtgtctcccagagAACCATGCAGCATACAGCAGTCTGACTGATAAAGGCCTGCATTCAGCCTACCTCACCCTGCACGATAAATACCCCATCAAAAGTCACAAGTTACAGAGAGGACTTCAGAG GGTTTTGTCTGCCTTAGCTCACTGGGCAGCCATCTTTGGAGAGGTGGAGTACCTTCCCCTGGTGGCATTCCCCTTTGTGAAGCTCTTCCAGAACAACCCAATGCTCTGCTTCGAGGTGGTGGCAACTCTCATTG TGAACTGGTGCCAGCACTGGTTCGAGTACTTCCCTAACCCTCCTCTGAACATCCTGAACATGGCGGAGAACGTACTGGCTCATCATGACAAGGAGCTGCTACAACACCTGGTGGACTGTGGCATTACTTCCCAG CTTTATGTGTGGCCCCTGATGGAGACCCTGTTCTCAGAGGTTTTGACTCGAGAGGAGTGGCTCAGACTCTTTGACAACGTTTTCTCCAACCATCCGTCATTCCTGATCATGGCCTGTGTGGCCTACATCACCTGCTGCCGTGAGCCACTGCTTCTCTGCTCCCAGAAACAGGATTTTTCG TATTTTTTTCACCATCGAAACAATCTGGATGTGGGAGCCATGATAAGGGAGGCCTACCGGCTGCTGAGTAGCACACCTGCAGACATCCATCCCAGGACTCTGCTGTCTGATTTCGCACCACTGACCAAAGGCCAGTACCCCGTGTTCAACCACTACCCAGAATTCATAGTGGAATATCAGAgccaggagagggagaagataCGATTGCAGGAGATGGAGTATCTCGGTGAAAG GCAGGAGGTGTCAGCGCTTCGGGCAGATTTCGTTCGTCGTCAAGCTGAAGAGGAGGCATATTACACTCAACAG GAGCTGCTACAAAAGGCGGAGGAACAGCGCAGAAACAACCTGGcacaagaagaggaaaaactaaCACAGCAGAAggcaaa GTTGGCAGCCATGAAGAGAGAGCTGAAGGTGAAGGAGTTACAGCTGCTGGACACATCTAGAAGACGCTTCCTCAAACACCAGCAGGACCTGAGAGCCTCACAGATACAACGACTAGACCAGGAGATCAGAAGAAAG ATGGATCTCCGAGAGCAAGAATCAGCTGCAGCAGTCCAGGATCTGGAGATAAGGCAGATGGAGCTAGAGGCTCAGAGGAAAAGACTTGAACAG CACCTGCTGAAGGAGCAGGGGCGCATGGGACGGGAagtggaagaggaggtggagataaGAATGAGgaaggcagacagagaggaggagagcctTGCAGAGCTGCTGCATTGCCCTGAGACAAACATGCAG ATCCTGGAGGAATCCCTGGCGGAGGCATGCCAGCTGGGCCTGGAGTCAGACTGGCAGAGAGACATAGCGGACCGGCTGCAGCAGGTCAACGctgagaaggagaggaagagggagaggctgGCAGAGCTTCACAGGCAAACcctggcagaggaggagagactggCTGACACCATGAGAGATGTGGCAGGAAGGAAG TGGGATGAAGTGATGAGTGCAAGAGCCCAGTTACAGGAGCAGCGACAGGCCTGGTCTTCAGCAGACGCAG ATGACCAGAGACATACGAGGACGAGGTCACCAGGTTTTATCAGAGGACTTCCACTTAGACCCAGCACCACCGCTGCTTTTCATATTGAAATCAACGGAGCTGGTCAGGCCCTCAAACTCAACTCTGCCACCACTGCAAGACAGGCAGGAACTGACATGGTGTGTCTGAACAGCAACTCACCTTCAGAGAGCACTTCTACCAACT TCTCCTTAGACAGAGGCCGGGCCCAGTTGGACAGCAGTGAGAGAGAACTGCTAAAGGAAATCAGAGACCTGAGACAGAAGCTAGCGGCCAGAGTCAGAGAGGGCAGCTCTGCCGCTTCACAGTCTGTCcacacactgtcctctgtcTCCCAGTGA
- the tbc1d31 gene encoding TBC1 domain family member 31 isoform X2, producing the protein MEVTDIGNKEEGNVWHRKPTAGKSVLVTVARTTQRGKTVRFLHVTFDIKGDSFLAGDHHGNIYVFDISRNRFRLVQKTGQACTALAFSLRRTTELLVALADYTIKCFDKDTKQLVSWMRGHEGAVSSISVHSSGRYAITTSSDTAQLWDLDTFQRKRKLNIRQSFCIQKVFFLPDSNTILSCFSDDSIFAWESDTLLCKYQLPVPDCGPQISYKAFAVTRDGKRLVAGGRSNLLHLWCLDSKQLVRVIQMPTQVRTVRQLEFLPDSFDRGASQTIGVLSQDGVMRFINIQTCKLLFHMGSHDNAITTVAVSPNGRHVAAIMDNGSINIYNVQSLTQELNKPPPSRVAVVSDGDAHQELSKVTVRSEVVQRPVMSSGRTRVKILRPPAVPTTDDKENELPAGLNKRRLVALLKAFGEYPAKYRMFVWRSLLCLPENHAAYSSLTDKGLHSAYLTLHDKYPIKSHKLQRGLQRVLSALAHWAAIFGEVEYLPLVAFPFVKLFQNNPMLCFEVVATLIVNWCQHWFEYFPNPPLNILNMAENVLAHHDKELLQHLVDCGITSQLYVWPLMETLFSEVLTREEWLRLFDNVFSNHPSFLIMACVAYITCCREPLLLCSQKQDFSYFFHHRNNLDVGAMIREAYRLLSSTPADIHPRTLLSDFAPLTKGQYPVFNHYPEFIVEYQSQEREKIRLQEMEYLGERQEVSALRADFVRRQAEEEAYYTQQELLQKAEEQRRNNLAQEEEKLTQQKAKLAAMKRELKVKELQLLDTSRRRFLKHQQDLRASQIQRLDQEIRRKILEESLAEACQLGLESDWQRDIADRLQQVNAEKERKRERLAELHRQTLAEEERLADTMRDVAGRKTVFVLLQWDEVMSARAQLQEQRQAWSSADADDQRHTRTRSPGFIRGLPLRPSTTAAFHIEINGAGQALKLNSATTARQAGTDMVCLNSNSPSESTSTNFSLDRGRAQLDSSERELLKEIRDLRQKLAARVREGSSAASQSVHTLSSVSQ; encoded by the exons ATGGAGGTGACGGACATAGGAAACAAAGAAGAGGGGAACGTGTGGCATCGGAAACCAACAGCAGGAAAGAG TGTTTTAGTGACAGTTGCTCGCACAACTCAGCGGGGCAAGACTGTGCGTTTCCTCcatgtgacctttgacatcaAAGGAGATTCCTTTCTGGCTGGAGATCACCACGGAAACATCTATGTCTTTGACATCAGCAGAAACAG ATTTCGTCTGGTGCAGAAGACCGGACAGGCCTGCACTGCTCTGGCTTTCAGCCTCCGCAGGACCACAGAGCTACTTGTGGCGCTGGCTGACTACACTATCAAGTGCTTTGACAAGG acacaaagcagcTGGTCAGTTGGATGCGAGGTCACGAGGGAGCAGTTTCATCAATCTCTGTCCACAGCTCAGGCCGATATGCCATCACCACGTCCTCAGACACGGCACAGCTCTGGGACCTGGACACCttccagaggaagaggaagctgaaCATCAGACAGTCTTTTTGCATACAGAAG GTGTTTTTTCTGCCTGACAGTAACACCATACTCAGCTGTTTCAGTGATGACTCCATCTTTGCTTGGGAGAGTGACACACTGTTGTGCAAATACCAGCTCCCTGTTCCTGACTGTGGCCCCCAAATCTCCTACAAGGCTTTTGCTGTCACACG TGATGGAAAGAGACTTGTAGCAGGTGGGCGCTCCAACCTGCTGCACCTGTGGTGTCTGGACAGCAAACAGCTGGTCAGGGTGATACAGATGCCCACGCAGGTCCGAACAGTCAGACAGCTGGAATTTCTACCAGACAGCTTTGACAGAGGAGCCAGCCAG ACAATAGGTGTATTGAGCCAGGATGGTGTAATGCGTTTCATCAACATTCAAACCTGCAAGCTGCTTTTCCACATGGGTTCCCATGACAATGCCATTACCACAGTGGCAGTCAGCCCCAATGGAAGACATGTTGCGGCCATCATGGATAATGGCAGCATCAATATCTACAATGTCCAGAGTCTCACACAGGAATTAAACAAG CCTCCTCCCTCCAGGGTGGCAGTAGTTTCAGATGGTGATGCTCACCAGGAattgtcaaaggtcacagtcaggTCAGAGGTTGTTCAAAGACCAGTCATGAGCTCAGGTAGGACACGGGTGAAGATACTTAGACCTCCTGCTGTGCCTACAACTGATGATAAAGAG AATGAACTACCAGCTGGTCTGAATAAGAGGAGACTGGTGGCTCTGCTTAAGGCCTTTGGAGAATATCCTGCTAAATATAG gatgTTTGTGTGGCGGtctttgctgtgtctcccagagAACCATGCAGCATACAGCAGTCTGACTGATAAAGGCCTGCATTCAGCCTACCTCACCCTGCACGATAAATACCCCATCAAAAGTCACAAGTTACAGAGAGGACTTCAGAG GGTTTTGTCTGCCTTAGCTCACTGGGCAGCCATCTTTGGAGAGGTGGAGTACCTTCCCCTGGTGGCATTCCCCTTTGTGAAGCTCTTCCAGAACAACCCAATGCTCTGCTTCGAGGTGGTGGCAACTCTCATTG TGAACTGGTGCCAGCACTGGTTCGAGTACTTCCCTAACCCTCCTCTGAACATCCTGAACATGGCGGAGAACGTACTGGCTCATCATGACAAGGAGCTGCTACAACACCTGGTGGACTGTGGCATTACTTCCCAG CTTTATGTGTGGCCCCTGATGGAGACCCTGTTCTCAGAGGTTTTGACTCGAGAGGAGTGGCTCAGACTCTTTGACAACGTTTTCTCCAACCATCCGTCATTCCTGATCATGGCCTGTGTGGCCTACATCACCTGCTGCCGTGAGCCACTGCTTCTCTGCTCCCAGAAACAGGATTTTTCG TATTTTTTTCACCATCGAAACAATCTGGATGTGGGAGCCATGATAAGGGAGGCCTACCGGCTGCTGAGTAGCACACCTGCAGACATCCATCCCAGGACTCTGCTGTCTGATTTCGCACCACTGACCAAAGGCCAGTACCCCGTGTTCAACCACTACCCAGAATTCATAGTGGAATATCAGAgccaggagagggagaagataCGATTGCAGGAGATGGAGTATCTCGGTGAAAG GCAGGAGGTGTCAGCGCTTCGGGCAGATTTCGTTCGTCGTCAAGCTGAAGAGGAGGCATATTACACTCAACAG GAGCTGCTACAAAAGGCGGAGGAACAGCGCAGAAACAACCTGGcacaagaagaggaaaaactaaCACAGCAGAAggcaaa GTTGGCAGCCATGAAGAGAGAGCTGAAGGTGAAGGAGTTACAGCTGCTGGACACATCTAGAAGACGCTTCCTCAAACACCAGCAGGACCTGAGAGCCTCACAGATACAACGACTAGACCAGGAGATCAGAAGAAAG ATCCTGGAGGAATCCCTGGCGGAGGCATGCCAGCTGGGCCTGGAGTCAGACTGGCAGAGAGACATAGCGGACCGGCTGCAGCAGGTCAACGctgagaaggagaggaagagggagaggctgGCAGAGCTTCACAGGCAAACcctggcagaggaggagagactggCTGACACCATGAGAGATGTGGCAGGAAGGAAG ACAGTATTTGTTCTTTTGCAGTGGGATGAAGTGATGAGTGCAAGAGCCCAGTTACAGGAGCAGCGACAGGCCTGGTCTTCAGCAGACGCAG ATGACCAGAGACATACGAGGACGAGGTCACCAGGTTTTATCAGAGGACTTCCACTTAGACCCAGCACCACCGCTGCTTTTCATATTGAAATCAACGGAGCTGGTCAGGCCCTCAAACTCAACTCTGCCACCACTGCAAGACAGGCAGGAACTGACATGGTGTGTCTGAACAGCAACTCACCTTCAGAGAGCACTTCTACCAACT TCTCCTTAGACAGAGGCCGGGCCCAGTTGGACAGCAGTGAGAGAGAACTGCTAAAGGAAATCAGAGACCTGAGACAGAAGCTAGCGGCCAGAGTCAGAGAGGGCAGCTCTGCCGCTTCACAGTCTGTCcacacactgtcctctgtcTCCCAGTGA